In Mesorhizobium sp. 113-3-3, a genomic segment contains:
- the gyrA gene encoding DNA gyrase subunit A, translated as MTDQKTPRGADGGPTGIEPISIIEEMQSSYLSYAMSVIVSRALPDVRDGLKPVHRRILYAAHESGYHWNRKYVKSARPVADVMGKYHPHGDASIYDALVRMAQDWSLRVPLIDGQGNFGSIDGDPPAAMRYTESRLTKVAHELLEDIDKDTVDFQDTYDASDTEPKVLPARFPNLLVNGSGGIAVGMATNIPPHNLGEVCNGAIAVIDNPAIDLPALMEIIPGPDFPTGGIVLGRSGIYSAYSTGRGSIVMRGKVNIEQRGNDRESIIITEVPYQVNKASMIEKMAELVRDKRIEGISDIRDESDRQGYRVVIELKRDAVADVILNQLYRFTPLQTSFGANMVALNGGKPELLTLTDMLKAFVSFREEVITRRTKFLLRKARDRAHVLVGLAIAVANIDEVIKLIRTAPDPQTAREQLMERRWPAGDVESLILLIDDPRHRINEDGTYNLSEEQARAILELRLQRLTALGRDEIADELNTIGDEIKDYLDILSSRARVQQIVKDELAAVRDEFGTPRRTELTDGGADMEDEDLIQREDMVVTVSHSGYIKRVPLSLYRAQRRGGKGRSGMSTKEEDFVTRLFVANTHTPVLFFSSRGIVYKEKVWRLPIGNPQSRGKALINMLPLEQGERITTIMPLPEDETSWGELDVMFATTRGTVRRNKLSDFVQVNRNGKIAMKLEEEGDEILGVETCTDNDDVLLTASSGQCIRFSVGDVRVFQSRNSVGVRGITMAETDRIISMSVIENVDAPPAERAAYLKRAAAERRAAAGIAAGEEEEIALTNEEVGEETELSDERYEFLKAHEQYVLTVTEYGYGKRSSSYDFRLTGRGGKGIRATDVSKTAEIGRLVATFPVGNDDQIMLVSDGGTVIRVPVNGIRFASRATKGVTIFNTAEGEKVVSVERISEPQSDEESEETIESGAESSPETDAGPGSAE; from the coding sequence TTGACCGACCAAAAGACACCGCGCGGCGCCGACGGCGGCCCCACCGGCATCGAGCCGATCTCCATCATCGAGGAGATGCAGAGCTCGTATCTCTCTTATGCCATGAGCGTTATCGTCAGCCGTGCGCTGCCCGATGTGCGCGATGGTCTCAAGCCCGTGCATCGCCGCATTCTCTATGCCGCGCATGAGAGCGGCTACCACTGGAACCGCAAATATGTGAAGTCGGCCCGCCCGGTCGCCGACGTGATGGGTAAATACCATCCGCATGGCGACGCCTCGATCTATGACGCCTTGGTGCGCATGGCGCAGGACTGGTCGCTGCGCGTGCCGCTGATCGACGGGCAAGGCAATTTCGGCTCGATCGACGGCGATCCGCCGGCGGCGATGCGCTACACCGAATCGCGGCTGACCAAGGTTGCGCATGAGCTTCTGGAGGACATCGACAAGGACACGGTCGATTTCCAGGATACTTATGATGCCTCGGACACCGAGCCGAAGGTTCTGCCGGCGCGCTTTCCCAATCTGCTGGTCAATGGTTCCGGCGGCATCGCCGTCGGCATGGCCACCAACATCCCGCCGCACAATCTGGGCGAAGTCTGCAACGGTGCCATCGCCGTCATCGACAATCCGGCGATCGACCTGCCGGCGCTGATGGAGATCATTCCAGGCCCCGATTTCCCGACCGGCGGCATCGTGCTTGGCCGCTCCGGCATCTACAGCGCCTATTCGACCGGCCGTGGCTCGATCGTCATGCGCGGCAAGGTCAACATCGAACAGCGCGGCAACGACCGTGAATCGATCATCATCACCGAGGTTCCCTACCAGGTGAACAAGGCCTCGATGATCGAGAAGATGGCCGAACTGGTGCGCGACAAGCGCATCGAGGGCATTTCCGACATCCGCGACGAAAGCGACCGGCAGGGCTATCGCGTCGTCATCGAGCTGAAGCGCGACGCCGTCGCCGACGTCATCCTCAACCAGCTCTACCGCTTCACGCCGCTGCAGACCTCCTTTGGCGCCAACATGGTGGCGCTGAATGGCGGCAAGCCGGAACTGCTGACGCTGACCGACATGCTGAAGGCGTTCGTGTCCTTCCGCGAAGAGGTCATCACCAGGCGGACGAAATTCCTGCTGCGCAAGGCGCGCGACCGCGCGCACGTGTTGGTGGGTCTGGCGATTGCCGTCGCCAATATCGACGAGGTCATCAAGCTGATCCGCACCGCGCCCGATCCGCAGACGGCGCGCGAGCAGTTGATGGAGCGGCGCTGGCCGGCAGGCGACGTCGAATCGCTGATCCTGTTGATCGACGATCCGCGCCATCGCATCAATGAGGACGGCACCTACAATCTTTCCGAGGAACAGGCGCGCGCCATCCTCGAACTGCGCCTGCAGCGCCTGACCGCGCTCGGCCGCGACGAGATCGCCGACGAGTTGAACACGATCGGCGACGAGATCAAGGACTACCTCGACATCCTGTCTTCCCGCGCGCGCGTCCAGCAGATCGTCAAGGATGAGCTTGCCGCCGTGCGCGACGAGTTCGGCACGCCACGCCGCACCGAGCTGACCGATGGTGGCGCGGACATGGAAGACGAGGACCTGATCCAGCGCGAGGACATGGTCGTGACGGTGAGCCATTCCGGCTACATCAAGCGCGTGCCGCTGTCGCTCTACCGGGCGCAGCGCCGTGGCGGCAAGGGCCGCTCCGGCATGTCGACCAAGGAAGAGGATTTCGTCACCCGGTTGTTCGTGGCCAACACGCACACGCCGGTGCTGTTCTTCTCCTCGCGCGGCATCGTCTACAAGGAAAAGGTCTGGCGGCTGCCGATCGGCAATCCGCAGTCACGCGGCAAGGCGCTGATCAACATGCTGCCGCTCGAGCAGGGCGAGCGCATCACCACGATCATGCCGCTGCCCGAGGACGAGACCAGCTGGGGCGAGCTCGACGTGATGTTCGCCACCACGCGCGGCACCGTGCGCCGCAACAAGCTGTCCGACTTCGTCCAGGTCAACCGCAACGGCAAGATCGCCATGAAGCTGGAGGAGGAAGGCGACGAGATTCTCGGCGTCGAGACCTGCACCGACAATGACGACGTGCTTTTGACCGCCAGCTCCGGCCAGTGCATCCGCTTCTCGGTCGGCGACGTGCGCGTCTTCCAGAGCCGCAATTCCGTCGGCGTGCGCGGCATCACCATGGCCGAGACCGACCGCATCATCTCCATGTCGGTGATCGAGAATGTCGATGCGCCGCCGGCCGAACGCGCCGCCTATCTCAAGCGGGCCGCGGCCGAACGGCGGGCTGCCGCCGGTATTGCCGCCGGCGAAGAGGAAGAAATCGCGCTGACCAACGAAGAGGTCGGCGAGGAGACGGAGCTTTCCGACGAGCGCTACGAGTTCCTCAAGGCGCATGAGCAGTATGTGCTGACGGTCACCGAATATGGCTACGGCAAGCGTTCGTCGTCCTATGATTTCCGCCTGACCGGGCGCGGCGGCAAGGGCATCCGAGCCACCGACGTGTCGAAGACGGCAGAGATCGGCCGGCTGGTGGCGACCTTCCCGGTCGGCAATGACGACCAGATCATGCTGGTTTCGGATGGCGGCACCGTCATCCGGGTGCCGGTCAACGGCATCCGTTTCGCCAGCCGCGCCACCAAGGGCGTGACCATCTTCAATACGGCTGAAGGTGAGAAGGTGGTTTCGGTCGAGCGGATTTCCGAGCCGCAATCGGACGAGGAAAGCGAAGAGACCATCGAGAGCGGCGCTGAGTCTTCTCCAGAGACTGATGCTGGCCCGGGCAGCGCTGAATAG
- the coaD gene encoding pantetheine-phosphate adenylyltransferase, with protein sequence MTERTALYAGSFDPLTNGHLDVLKASLAVADIVYAAIGIHPGKKPLFSFEERVQLIEAATKAEFGRDGARIKVVAFDGLVIDAARKQGASIMIRGLRDGTDLDYEMQMAGMNETMAPELQTVFLPASPSVRTITATLVRQIASMGGDIRPFVPAAVAGALNAKFAK encoded by the coding sequence ATGACTGAACGCACCGCCCTTTACGCTGGCTCCTTCGACCCGCTGACCAACGGCCATCTCGATGTGCTGAAGGCGTCGCTGGCCGTGGCCGACATCGTCTATGCCGCGATCGGCATTCATCCGGGCAAGAAGCCATTGTTTTCCTTCGAGGAGCGGGTGCAACTCATCGAAGCCGCCACGAAGGCCGAATTCGGCCGCGATGGCGCGCGCATTAAGGTCGTCGCCTTCGACGGACTGGTGATCGATGCCGCCAGGAAGCAGGGTGCTTCGATCATGATCCGCGGCCTGCGCGACGGCACCGATCTCGACTACGAGATGCAGATGGCCGGCATGAACGAAACCATGGCGCCCGAGCTGCAGACGGTTTTTCTGCCCGCCAGCCCGTCGGTGCGCACCATTACCGCCACACTTGTGCGCCAGATAGCCTCGATGGGCGGCGACATACGCCCCTTCGTGCCGGCGGCTGTCGCTGGCGCACTCAACGCAAAATTCGCGAAATAA
- a CDS encoding peptidylprolyl isomerase, with product MIITLKDGDVTIALRPDLAPKHVAQIKKLVRDHAYDNVAFHRVIDGFMAQTGDVKFGNMKKGFNSQAVGTGGSDLPDLPAEFSQTEHYKRGVVGMARSQDPNSANSQFFIMFAPAPPLDGQYTIVGNVVSGMELVDHIKKGDEADNGTVSDPDRMIKVRIAADK from the coding sequence ATGATCATCACTCTGAAGGACGGCGACGTCACCATCGCGCTGCGACCCGATCTGGCGCCCAAGCATGTCGCGCAGATCAAGAAGCTCGTGCGTGACCATGCCTATGACAATGTCGCTTTCCACCGCGTCATCGACGGCTTCATGGCGCAGACCGGCGACGTCAAGTTCGGCAACATGAAGAAGGGCTTCAACTCCCAGGCCGTCGGCACCGGCGGTTCGGACCTGCCCGACCTGCCGGCCGAATTCTCGCAGACCGAGCACTACAAGCGTGGCGTGGTCGGCATGGCCCGCTCGCAGGACCCGAACTCCGCCAATTCGCAGTTCTTCATCATGTTCGCGCCGGCGCCGCCGCTCGACGGCCAGTACACCATCGTCGGCAATGTCGTCAGCGGCATGGAGCTGGTGGACCACATCAAGAAGGGTGACGAGGCGGACAACGGTACGGTCTCCGACCCCGACCGGATGATCAAAGTGCGCATCGCCGCCGACAAGTAA
- a CDS encoding peptidylprolyl isomerase produces MADIKDRENALIMETTKGKVVIELFPDLAPGHVARIKELAREGAYDGVVFHRVIEGFMAQTGDVKFGNSSKSTFAPSRAGMGGSDKPDLKAEFSNANHGRGTCSMARSQNPNSANSQFFICFDDAAFLNRQYTVWGQVIEGMDNVDKIKRGEPVVDPDKIVSLKVAADVK; encoded by the coding sequence ATGGCCGACATCAAGGACCGCGAGAACGCGCTCATCATGGAAACGACCAAGGGCAAGGTCGTCATCGAACTTTTCCCCGACCTGGCCCCCGGCCATGTCGCCCGCATCAAGGAACTGGCCAGGGAAGGCGCCTATGACGGCGTGGTTTTCCACCGCGTCATCGAAGGCTTCATGGCGCAGACCGGCGACGTCAAGTTCGGCAATTCGAGCAAGTCGACCTTTGCGCCATCGCGTGCCGGCATGGGCGGCTCGGACAAGCCCGACCTGAAGGCTGAATTCTCCAACGCCAACCATGGTCGCGGCACCTGCTCGATGGCCCGTTCACAGAACCCGAATTCGGCCAATTCGCAGTTCTTCATCTGCTTCGACGATGCCGCCTTCCTCAACCGCCAGTACACGGTCTGGGGCCAGGTCATCGAAGGCATGGACAATGTCGACAAGATCAAGCGCGGCGAGCCGGTGGTCGATCCCGACAAGATCGTGTCGCTGAAGGTCGCGGCCGACGTCAAGTAA
- a CDS encoding DMT family transporter, whose amino-acid sequence MMGVVWSLLGILSGAFIAIQAPINSQLARGLGLPVAAAAFSFLSGAVVLGIISVTVVKLQGISLDWKAPAPWLFVAGGMLGGFYVTLSTILTPRIGAAALMAFLVAGQLLAGMLIDRVGFLGVAVREISLGRVAGAVLLLAGALLIRLY is encoded by the coding sequence ATGATGGGCGTCGTCTGGTCGCTTCTCGGCATCCTGTCCGGCGCCTTCATTGCCATTCAGGCCCCGATCAATTCGCAGCTGGCGCGCGGCCTGGGTCTCCCGGTCGCGGCGGCCGCGTTTTCGTTCCTGTCGGGCGCCGTCGTGCTCGGCATCATCTCCGTCACGGTGGTGAAGCTGCAAGGCATTTCGCTCGACTGGAAGGCGCCGGCGCCCTGGCTGTTCGTTGCCGGTGGCATGCTCGGCGGCTTCTACGTCACGCTCTCCACCATCCTCACGCCGCGCATCGGCGCCGCCGCGCTGATGGCGTTCCTGGTGGCCGGCCAGTTGCTGGCCGGCATGCTCATCGACCGCGTCGGCTTCCTTGGCGTCGCTGTGCGTGAAATCTCGCTCGGCCGCGTCGCTGGCGCGGTGCTGCTCTTGGCCGGGGCGCTGCTTATCCGGCTCTACTGA
- the queA gene encoding tRNA preQ1(34) S-adenosylmethionine ribosyltransferase-isomerase QueA encodes MRVDLFDFDLPEERIALRPAEPRDSAKMLVVKPGEALDDRAVGDLPSLLRAGDVLVFNDTKVIPAQLKGIRRRGEAQAQVEATLHMRVAPDRWLAFMRPGKRIAAGDRIHFGHDGNSCFLGQLDATVIEKGEGGEALLGFDLSGPFLDEALHTVGHIPLPPYIASKRDDDERDRADYQTIYAREDGAVAAPTAGLHFTPELFARLDAKGVERRFVTLHVGAGTFLPVKADDTADHKMHAEIGSVSRETADALNAAKARGGRIIAVGTTSLRLLESAAREDGTVPAWSGPTDIFITPGYRFRTADMLMTNFHLPRSTLFMLVSAFSGLDTMRAAYAHAIANRYRFYSYGDASLLYRAETSDG; translated from the coding sequence ATGCGCGTCGATCTCTTCGACTTCGACCTGCCGGAGGAGCGCATCGCGCTTCGCCCCGCGGAGCCGCGCGACAGCGCCAAAATGCTGGTGGTCAAGCCGGGCGAGGCGCTTGACGACCGCGCGGTCGGCGACCTGCCATCCCTGCTTAGGGCCGGCGACGTGCTGGTGTTCAACGACACCAAGGTCATTCCGGCGCAGCTCAAGGGCATAAGGCGGCGCGGCGAAGCACAGGCGCAAGTCGAGGCCACGCTGCATATGCGCGTCGCGCCGGACCGCTGGCTGGCCTTCATGCGGCCGGGCAAGCGCATTGCCGCCGGCGACCGCATCCATTTCGGCCATGACGGCAATTCCTGTTTCCTCGGCCAGCTCGACGCCACGGTGATCGAAAAAGGCGAGGGCGGCGAGGCGCTGCTTGGCTTCGACCTGTCGGGGCCTTTCCTCGACGAGGCGCTGCACACGGTCGGCCACATTCCGCTGCCCCCTTACATCGCCTCGAAGCGCGACGATGACGAGCGCGACCGGGCCGACTACCAGACCATCTATGCAAGGGAGGACGGGGCGGTTGCCGCGCCCACTGCCGGCCTGCATTTCACGCCGGAGCTGTTTGCGAGGCTCGACGCCAAGGGGGTCGAGCGCCGCTTCGTCACCTTGCATGTCGGTGCCGGCACGTTCCTGCCGGTCAAGGCGGACGACACTGCCGACCACAAGATGCATGCCGAGATCGGTTCGGTCAGCCGGGAAACGGCCGACGCTCTGAACGCGGCCAAGGCGAGGGGCGGGCGCATCATCGCCGTCGGCACGACCTCGCTGCGGCTGCTGGAGAGTGCAGCGCGTGAAGACGGCACGGTGCCTGCGTGGTCCGGGCCGACCGATATCTTCATCACGCCTGGCTACCGCTTTCGCACCGCCGACATGCTGATGACCAATTTCCATCTGCCGCGTTCGACGCTGTTCATGCTGGTCTCCGCCTTCAGCGGCCTCGACACGATGCGCGCGGCCTATGCGCATGCCATTGCGAACCGCTACCGGTTCTATTCCTATGGAGACGCAAGCCTGCTTTACCGAGCGGAGACGAGCGATGGATGA
- the tgt gene encoding tRNA guanosine(34) transglycosylase Tgt encodes MAKPFSFKVLATDGKARRGVIDMPRGEIRTPAFMPVGTGGTVKAMYMDQVRGVGADIILGNTYHLMLRPGAERVARLGGLHEFARWPHPILTDSGGFQVMSLSKLRKLTEKGVTFRSHIDGAPYEMSPERSIEIQGLLDSDIQMQLDECTALPAELKEIERAMELSLRWAERCKTAFGDQPGKAMFGIVQGGDNAALRVRSAQALSAMGLKGYAVGGLAVGEPQAVMLEMLDITCPELPADKPRYLMGVGTPDDILKSVARGIDMFDCVMPTRAGRHGLAYTRRGKVNLRNARHADDPRPLDEESDCPAARDYSRAYLHHLVRSQEALGAMLLTWNNLSYYQKLMQDIRAAIETQTFDARGAEITEGWARGDIPVL; translated from the coding sequence ATGGCTAAGCCGTTCAGCTTCAAGGTCCTCGCCACCGACGGCAAGGCGCGGCGCGGTGTCATCGACATGCCGCGCGGCGAGATCCGTACGCCCGCCTTCATGCCGGTCGGCACCGGCGGCACCGTCAAGGCGATGTACATGGACCAGGTGCGCGGCGTCGGCGCCGACATAATCCTGGGCAACACCTATCACCTGATGCTGCGGCCCGGCGCGGAGCGCGTGGCGCGGCTTGGCGGATTGCACGAATTCGCGCGCTGGCCGCATCCGATCCTGACCGACAGCGGCGGTTTTCAGGTGATGTCGCTGTCGAAGCTCAGGAAATTGACGGAAAAGGGCGTCACCTTCCGCTCGCATATTGATGGCGCGCCTTACGAAATGTCGCCGGAGCGCTCGATCGAGATCCAGGGCCTGCTCGATTCCGACATCCAGATGCAGCTCGACGAATGCACGGCGCTGCCGGCCGAGTTGAAGGAGATCGAACGTGCCATGGAACTGTCGCTGCGCTGGGCCGAGCGCTGCAAGACGGCGTTCGGCGACCAGCCGGGCAAGGCGATGTTCGGCATCGTGCAGGGCGGCGACAACGCAGCGCTCAGGGTGCGTTCGGCGCAGGCGCTGAGCGCGATGGGCCTGAAGGGCTATGCGGTCGGCGGGCTGGCCGTCGGCGAGCCGCAGGCGGTGATGCTCGAAATGCTCGACATCACCTGTCCGGAACTGCCCGCGGACAAGCCGCGCTATCTCATGGGCGTCGGCACACCGGACGATATCCTGAAATCGGTGGCACGCGGCATCGATATGTTCGACTGCGTGATGCCGACGCGGGCTGGCCGGCACGGCTTGGCCTACACCAGGCGCGGCAAGGTCAATCTGCGCAATGCCCGTCATGCCGACGATCCGCGTCCGCTCGACGAGGAAAGCGATTGCCCGGCGGCGCGGGATTATTCGCGCGCCTATCTGCACCATCTGGTGCGCTCGCAGGAGGCGCTTGGCGCCATGCTGCTGACTTGGAACAATCTTTCCTACTACCAGAAGCTGATGCAGGACATCCGCGCCGCTATCGAGACGCAAACTTTCGACGCGCGCGGCGCCGAGATTACAGAAGGCTGGGCGAGGGGCGATATTCCCGTCCTTTAA
- a CDS encoding DUF4864 domain-containing protein — MRRAFFAFAFVMLASSAFAGDAEVKAGQAVIDGQLKALLADDGAKAYSFAAPNVKQVFPTVDAFMNMVTNGYPPVRKPQSYAFGKVEQTGPGSIIQQVLIVGPDGKDYEAVYTLQQQPDGTFQITGCSLRASNSLST; from the coding sequence ATGCGCCGCGCCTTTTTCGCATTCGCATTCGTCATGCTGGCGTCCTCGGCATTTGCCGGCGATGCCGAGGTCAAGGCTGGCCAGGCTGTCATCGACGGCCAGTTGAAGGCGCTGCTGGCCGATGACGGCGCCAAGGCCTACAGCTTCGCCGCCCCGAACGTGAAACAGGTGTTTCCGACCGTCGACGCCTTCATGAACATGGTGACCAATGGCTACCCGCCGGTGCGCAAGCCGCAGTCCTATGCCTTCGGCAAGGTCGAGCAGACAGGCCCGGGCTCGATCATCCAGCAGGTTCTGATCGTCGGCCCCGACGGCAAGGACTACGAGGCGGTCTATACGCTGCAGCAGCAACCCGACGGCACGTTCCAGATCACCGGCTGCAGCCTGCGCGCATCGAATTCGCTGAGCACCTGA
- a CDS encoding Lrp/AsnC family transcriptional regulator: MKAFFVQIKCELGKSYEVASALADAEIASEIYSTAGNYDLLAKFYVDDEEDVGHFVNEKVQILPGIKDTFTVVTFRAF, from the coding sequence ATGAAGGCGTTTTTCGTGCAGATCAAATGCGAACTGGGCAAATCCTATGAGGTTGCCAGCGCGCTTGCCGATGCCGAGATCGCCTCGGAGATCTATTCGACTGCCGGCAATTACGACCTGCTCGCCAAATTCTATGTCGATGACGAGGAAGACGTCGGCCATTTCGTCAACGAGAAGGTGCAGATTCTCCCCGGCATCAAGGACACGTTCACGGTCGTCACCTTCCGCGCCTTCTAG
- a CDS encoding circularly permuted type 2 ATP-grasp protein, with amino-acid sequence MAAFDEMLPEVSGLRRPYSAYDHWLKEQDPARLTEKMQDAERVFRKTGITFAVYGEQEASERLIPFDIVPRIISGNEWRRLTQGIEQRVQALNAFLDDIYHRQEILRAGRVPRDLIAKNEAFLPEMIGVRPPAGVYTHIIGVDIVRISEDEFYVLEDNARTPSGVSYMLENRETMMQLFPELFQKIKVRPVENYPQLLRQSLAAVRPQSTKGAPTIAVLTPGSFNSAYFEHAFLADQMGVQLVEGQDLRVVDGHVAMRTTEGYKQIDVLYRRVDDSFLDPLTFRPDSALGIPGIMDVYRAGNITIANAPGTGIADDKAIYSYMPEIVEFYTGRKAILGNIPTWRCSEPDSLKYVLEHIHELVIKEVHGSGGYGMLVGPAATKKECQEFAKKLAAKPSNYIAQPTLALSTCPILTDKGLAPRHVDLRPYVLVSDRIQIVPGGLTRVALKEGSLVVNSSQGGGTKDTWVLDD; translated from the coding sequence TTGGCAGCGTTCGATGAAATGCTTCCGGAAGTCTCCGGATTGAGAAGACCGTATTCGGCTTATGATCACTGGCTGAAGGAGCAGGATCCAGCCAGACTTACCGAGAAGATGCAGGACGCCGAACGCGTCTTCCGCAAGACCGGCATCACCTTCGCCGTCTATGGCGAGCAGGAGGCGTCCGAACGGCTGATCCCGTTCGATATCGTCCCGCGCATCATTTCAGGCAATGAGTGGCGGCGCCTGACGCAAGGCATCGAGCAGCGTGTGCAGGCGCTGAACGCCTTCCTCGACGATATCTATCACCGCCAGGAGATTCTGCGCGCGGGCCGGGTTCCCAGGGACCTGATCGCCAAGAACGAGGCGTTCCTGCCGGAGATGATCGGGGTGCGGCCGCCGGCCGGCGTCTACACCCATATTATCGGCGTCGATATCGTGCGGATCAGCGAGGACGAGTTCTACGTTCTGGAGGACAATGCGCGCACCCCGTCCGGTGTCTCCTACATGCTGGAGAACCGCGAGACGATGATGCAGCTGTTCCCCGAACTGTTCCAGAAGATCAAGGTGCGGCCGGTGGAGAACTACCCGCAGCTGCTGCGCCAGTCGCTGGCGGCGGTGCGGCCGCAGAGCACCAAGGGCGCGCCGACCATCGCGGTGCTGACGCCCGGCAGTTTCAATTCCGCCTATTTCGAACACGCCTTCCTTGCCGACCAGATGGGCGTGCAACTGGTCGAGGGCCAGGATCTGCGCGTCGTCGACGGCCATGTGGCGATGCGCACGACCGAAGGCTACAAGCAGATCGACGTGCTCTACCGCCGCGTCGACGATTCCTTCCTCGACCCGTTGACCTTCCGGCCGGATTCGGCGCTTGGCATACCCGGCATCATGGATGTCTACCGGGCCGGCAACATCACCATCGCCAATGCGCCGGGAACCGGCATCGCCGACGACAAGGCGATCTATTCCTACATGCCCGAGATCGTCGAATTCTATACCGGCCGCAAGGCGATCCTCGGCAACATCCCGACCTGGCGCTGTTCGGAGCCGGACAGCCTGAAATATGTGCTCGAGCACATCCATGAACTGGTGATCAAGGAAGTGCACGGCTCCGGCGGCTACGGCATGCTGGTCGGCCCGGCGGCGACCAAGAAGGAATGCCAGGAGTTCGCCAAGAAGCTGGCGGCGAAGCCTTCGAACTATATCGCGCAGCCGACACTGGCGTTGTCGACCTGCCCGATCCTGACCGACAAGGGCCTGGCGCCGCGCCATGTCGATCTCAGGCCATATGTGCTGGTCTCCGACCGCATCCAGATCGTGCCCGGTGGCCTGACGCGCGTTGCGCTGAAGGAAGGCTCGCTGGTGGTCAATTCCTCGCAAGGCGGCGGCACCAAGGATACTTGGGTGCTGGATGATTGA
- a CDS encoding alpha-E domain-containing protein, producing MLLGRTANGLYWMNRYIERAENMARLVDAGLRMALTRTQSASEEWNSVLLSAGSDIAFKQKYSDYTAADVADFLLRDTSNPSSTMSSIETARNNARMVRTALTRETWESINEAWMALKRMLAKPIDERDLPSVLDAIKRETALIRGSFYGTMLRNEIFDFSQLGTYVERADNTARILDVKYYVLLPSISWVGSTLDNYQWESILRSVSAHRSYRWVYDADYKPTNIADYLILNVRMPRSLTFCYRFLSEHLKFLGDDYGERHACHATAEKTQAMLRAGSIKDIFDAGLHEFLAGFIRDNTRLGDEIAQDYRFY from the coding sequence ATGCTTTTAGGCCGCACCGCCAACGGGCTCTACTGGATGAACCGCTATATCGAGCGGGCGGAAAACATGGCGCGGCTGGTCGATGCCGGGCTGCGCATGGCGCTGACCCGCACGCAAAGCGCGTCGGAGGAATGGAATTCGGTGCTGCTCAGCGCTGGCTCCGACATCGCCTTCAAGCAGAAGTATTCGGATTATACGGCGGCCGATGTCGCCGATTTCCTTTTGCGCGACACGTCGAACCCGTCAAGCACGATGTCGTCGATCGAGACGGCCCGCAACAATGCCCGCATGGTGCGCACCGCGCTGACGCGCGAGACCTGGGAAAGCATCAACGAAGCCTGGATGGCGCTGAAACGGATGCTTGCGAAGCCGATCGATGAGCGCGACCTGCCAAGCGTGCTCGACGCCATCAAGCGCGAGACGGCGCTGATCCGCGGCTCGTTTTACGGCACCATGCTGCGCAACGAGATTTTCGACTTCTCGCAGCTCGGCACCTATGTCGAGCGCGCCGACAACACGGCGCGGATCCTCGACGTGAAGTATTACGTGCTGTTGCCGTCGATCTCCTGGGTCGGCTCGACGCTCGACAACTATCAGTGGGAATCGATCCTGCGGTCGGTCTCGGCGCATCGCTCCTACCGCTGGGTCTATGACGCGGACTACAAGCCGACCAACATCGCCGATTACCTGATCCTCAATGTGCGCATGCCGCGTTCATTGACCTTCTGCTATCGCTTCCTGTCCGAACACCTGAAATTCCTCGGTGACGATTACGGCGAGCGCCACGCGTGCCACGCGACGGCGGAAAAAACGCAAGCGATGCTGAGGGCAGGGTCGATCAAGGATATATTCGATGCCGGCCTGCACGAGTTCCTCGCCGGGTTCATTCGCGACAACACCCGGCTCGGCGACGAGATCGCACAGGATTACCGGTTTTATTGA